In one window of Musa acuminata AAA Group cultivar baxijiao chromosome BXJ3-2, Cavendish_Baxijiao_AAA, whole genome shotgun sequence DNA:
- the LOC103975658 gene encoding pentatricopeptide repeat-containing protein At4g02750-like — protein MSSQLRAIGCRGSLVFTQNLKLTQLAKSGRIEEAIGVFRGMTNRNTVTYNSMISAYAKNGRVVEARRLFDQMPYRNLVSWNTMIAGYSHNGCVAEAAELFDRMHKRDVFSWTLMITCYTRNGELEEARRLFDRMPGEKSSVCYNAMISGYAKSSRFEDAIELLDSMPCKDLVSWNSVLSGYTQNGKMGMGSKFFDRMPEKDVVSWNLMVEGFVRVGDLVSAFECFRRIPDPNVISWVTLLNGYCKSGCIVEGRRIFDQMPEKNVVSWNAMLAGYIRCLRVDEASQLFMEMPERNSISWTTMIDGYVRIGKLSEARNLLNMMPFKDVVAQTALINGYVQRMKMDEAHHIFREISTPDVVCWNTMISGYAQCGRMDEALKLFMRMPKKDVVSWNTMIAGYAQDGQMDKAIQFFHEMVKKNRVSWNCVISGFIQNGFYVEALQHFKMMRKEGKDPDWSTFACALSGCANLVALQVGTQLHNLLLKSGHIIDIFAANALITMYARCGRILTARQVFDEMVSVDLVSWNSLIAGHALNGYAKAAISIFREMKKNGVAPDEVTFIGLLSACSHAGMVDDGLELFYSMSRDYPITPVAEHYACVVDLLGRAGRLEEALKLVKGMPIKANASIWGSLLGACRMHKNPEVANVAAEKLFEFEPHNTSNYVLLSNIHAEAGSWAEVERVRVLMKERGVWKQPARSWIEIKNEVHSFSSDDSTEPRAAEVFMVLRVLNAQMRNIGHMYDSSLLGCG, from the coding sequence ATGAGTTCCCAGCTCAGAGCCATAGGCTGCAGAGGAAGCCTGGTGTTCACCCAGAATCTGAAGTTAACGCAGCTCGCAAAGTCCGGCAGGATCGAGGAAGCCATCGGCGTCTTCCGTGGCATGACGAACCGTAACACCGTAACATACAATTCGATGATCTCAGCTTACGCGAAGAATGGTCGCGTCGTGGAAGCGCGACGGCTGTTCGATCAAATGCCCTACAGAAATCTTGTTTCTTGGAACACCATGATCGCCGGCTACTCGCACAATGGCTGCGTCGCTGAAGCGGCTGAGCTGTTCGACAGAATGCACAAGAGAGATGTATTTTCGTGGACTTTGATGATCACGTGCTACACCCGGAATGGAGAATTGGAGGAGGCCAGGCGTCTCTTTGATCGAATGCCTGGGGAGAAGAGCTCGGTCTGCTACAACGCAATGATCTCGGGTTACGCGAAGAGTAGTAGATTTGAAGATGCCATTGAGTTGCTCGATTCTATGCCGTGTAAGGATTTGGTTTCCTGGAACTCTGTTCTTTCTGGCTATACGCAGAACGGGAAGATGGGGATGGGCTCAAAGTTCTTTGATCGGATGCCAGAGAAAGATGTAGTTTCATGGAATTTAATGGTCGAGGGTTTTGTTAGGGTTGGAGATTTGGTCTCAGCATTCGAGTGTTTTAGGAGAATTCCAGACCCAAATGTTATCTCTTGGGTGACGCTGCTCAATGGATACTGCAAGAGTGGTTGCATCGTCGAGGGCAGGAGAATATTTGATCAGATGCCCGAGAAGAATGTGGTTTCTTGGAATGCGATGCTCGCAGGTTATATTCGTTGTCTGCGAGTTGATGAGGCTTCTCAATTGTTTATGGAAATGCCAGAGAGGAACTCGATATCCTGGACGACAATGATTGATGGATATGTTCGCATTGGGAAGCTCAGTGAAGCAAGAAATTTGCTTAATATGATGCCATTTAAAGATGTTGTGGCACAAACTGCACTGATTAATGGGTATGTGCAGAGGATGAAGATGGATGAAGCTCATCATATTTTCAGGGAAATCAGTACTCCGGATGTTGTCTGTTGGAATACAATGATCTCTGGCTATGCACAATGTGGAAGAATGGATGAAGCTTTGAAGTTGTTTATGAGAATGCCAAAGAAGGATGTGGTATCTTGGAATACCATGATTGCAGGTTATGCTCAGGATGGTCAAATGGACAAAGCAATTCAATTTTTCCACGAAATGGTAAAAAAGAATAGGGTTTCCTGGAATTGTGTAATCTCTGGGTTCATCCAAAATGGGTTCTATGTGGAGGCACTCCAGCATTTCAAGATGATGAGAAAGGAAGGGAAGGATCCTGATTGGTCTACATTTGCATGTGCTCTCAGTGGTTGTGCTAATCTAGTGGCTTTGCAGGTTGGAACTCAACTCCACAATCTTCTTCTCAAAAGTGGACATATTATTGATATCTTTGCTGCTAATGCATTGATAACTATGTATGCAAGGTGTGGAAGGATCTTGACAGCGAGACAGGTTTTTGATGAGATGGTATCCGTGGATCTTGTTTCCTGGAATTCATTGATTGCTGGCCATGCCTTGAATGGTTATGCAAAAGCGGCAATTTCAATCTTTCGGGAAATGAAAAAGAATGGGGTTGCTCCCGATGAGGTCACCTTCATTGGTCTTTTATCTGCGTGCAGTCATGCAGGAATGGTTGATGATGGATTAGAACTTTTTTACTCCATGTCTAGGGACTACCCAATAACTCCAGTGGCTGAGCACTATGCTTGTGTTGTTGACTTGCTAGGTCGTGCTGGGAGGTTAGAAGAAGCATTGAAACTGGTTAAGGGAATGCCAATCAAGGCAAATGCCAGCATATGGGGTTCCTTACTTGGTGCCTGTCGAATGCATAAGAATCCAGAAGTTGCAAATGTTGCTGCTGAGAAGTTATTTGAATTTGAACCTCACAATACTTCAAATTATGTGCTTTTGTCAAACATACACGCTGAGGCTGGTAGTTGGGCTGAAGTTGAGAGAGTGAGGGTTTTGATGAAAGAGAGAGGAGTTTGGAAGCAACCTGCACGCAGCTGGATTGAAATTAAGAATGAAGTTCATTCTTTCTCTTCTGATGATTCTACAGAGCCAAGGGCAGCAGAGGTCTTCATGGTTTTAAGAGTGCTGAATGCACAAATGAGAAACATAGGGCATATGTATGATTCTTCTTTGTTAGGTTGTGGGTAG